A genomic window from Brassica oleracea var. oleracea cultivar TO1000 chromosome C8, BOL, whole genome shotgun sequence includes:
- the LOC106308165 gene encoding auxin-responsive protein IAA14, translated as MEQLINLKETELCLGLPGGPDPVETPTKSCLRNKRGFSEIVELKLGLHSTKQGSVDLNVAGAPKEKTLHKDPSKPPAKAQVVGWPPVRNYRKSVMTHQKCSEVEEASSDRGGGTVAFVKVSMDGAPYLRKVDLKMYTSYKELSDALAKMFSSFTMGSYGAQGMIDFMNESKVMDLVNSSEYVPSYEDKDGDWMLVGDVPWPMFIESWKRLRIMKGSEAIGLAPRAMEKYKNRF; from the exons ATGGAGCAGTTGATTAACCTAAAGGAAACGGAGCTCTGTCTTGGCCTCCCTGGAGGCCCAGATCCCGTGGAGACTCCAACCAAGTCATGTCTGAGGAACAAGAGAGGCTTCTCTGAGATAGTTGAACTCAAACTCGGTCTTCACTCTACCAAACAAGGATCCGTGGATCTCAACGTTGCCGGAGCTCCCAAGGAGAAGACTCTCCACAAAGACCCTTCTAAGCCTCCTGCTAA AGCACAAGTGGTAGGTTGGCCACCGGTGAGGAACTACCGAAAAAGTGTTATGACTCATCAGAAGTGTAGCGAAGTGGAGGAGGCATCGAGCGACAGAGGAGGAGGAACCGTCGCCTTTGTGAAGGTTTCAATGGATGGAGCTCCTTACCTTCGTAAGGTTGACCTCAAGATGTACACAAGCTATAAGGAACTTTCTGATGCCTTGGCCAAAATGTTTAGCTCTTTTACCATGG GGAGTTATGGAGCACAAGGGATGATAGACTTTATGAACGAGAGTAAAGTGATGGATCTAGTAAACAGTTCTGAGTATGTTCCAAGCTACGAGGACAAAGATGGTGACTGGATGCTCGTTGGTGATGTCCCCTGGCC GATGTTTATCGAGTCATGGAAACGTTTGCGCATTATGAAAGGATCCGAAGCAATTGGACTTG CTCCTAGGGCAATGGAGAAGTACAAGAACAGATTTTGA
- the LOC106308691 gene encoding probable 28S rRNA (cytosine(4447)-C(5))-methyltransferase: MASQLPAMYSSSQTIFIDRAKAKEEEDADAEHLGFNKEVGPGKESEQDTFRLPTEEELEEEYRGPPDLPLPQSRIKEIVRALSNFNGLRPKGASRKDCAEQLKSDLASYYGYSLLIGTLFELFLPVELMEIKLMEIIEAFDKQRPSSIWTNTLKTRRRDLADVLLNRGVNPDPLSKWSKLGLVVYDSQVPIGATPEYLAGYYMVSDLLTRACSDFGKPVMSRKEEHLWG, translated from the exons ATGGCATCCCAACTTCCTGCAATGTACAGTTCATCTCAAACGATATTTATTGACAGAGCGAAAGCGAAAGAGGAGGAAGATGCTGATGCTGAGCATCTCGGTTTCAACAAGGAAGTTGGACCTGGTAAAGAATCTGAACAGGATACGTTTCGCCTGCCAACTGAAGAG GAGCTTGAAGAAGAATATCGTGGGCCACCTGATCTTCCTCTACCGCAAAGTAGAATCAAAGAGA TTGTTAGAGCTCTGTCGAATTTTAACGGTCTGAGGCCAAAGGGAGCGAGCAGGAAAGATTGCGCTGAACAGCTCAAATCTGATCTTGCTTCTTATTATGGCTATAGTCTTCTTATTGGAACTTTGTTTGAG CTGTTTCTTCCTGTTGAACTTATGGAAATTAAACTTATGGAAATAATTGAAGCCTTTGATAAGCAAAGGCCTTCATCTATCTGGACAAACACACTTAAG ACTCGGAGACGGGATCTTGCTGATGTGCTTTTGAACAGAGGAGTCAATCCAGACCCATTAAGCAAGTGGTCAAAA CTCGGACTTGTAGTTTATGATTCACAAGTGCCAATCGGTGCCACTCCTGAATATTTGGCTGGTTACTACATGGTTAGTGATCTTCTGACCCGTGCATGTTCTGATTTTGGGAAGCCCGTAATGTCAAGAAAGGAGGAGCACTTGTGGGGTTGA
- the LOC106312758 gene encoding uncharacterized protein LOC106312758: MDETYSYLMQILKKPSFTETFVDVLLCAVPIWLAVMIGLLIGWSWRPRWTGLIYLGFRSKLRFLWTAPPGFGARRLWLAFTALSAFSVCRTVWSRRDTSANKSGNGSAPTQLAPVEESPQSDETGASDNTTVREEIVTENDLEHLLQLLEVGNATREWQSMMDKTTPNMSYQAWRHEPQTGPVIYRSRSVFEDATPDIVRDFFWDDEFRPKWDFMLAKFRTLEEDTQTGTMIVQWRKKFPFFCSDREYIIGRRIWESGNKYYCVTKGVPYPALPKRDKPRRVELYFSSWVIRAVESRKGDGQPTACEVSLVHYEDMGIPKDVAKLGVRHGMWGAVKKLHSGLRAYQTGRKSDSSLSRIAQMARITTVLDMDSTESSTSDEDRSRAMGYARRQRDNLRVDWKWVVVGGVALACGLHTGVIGKALLAGAGQRLARR, encoded by the exons ATGGATGAGACCTATTCGTATCTAATGCAAATCCTGAAGAAGCCCTCTTTTACAGAGACATTCGTCGACGTCTTACTCTGCGCCGTCCCGATTTGGCTCGCCGTCATGATCGGTCTTTTGATCGGATGGTCTTGGCGTCCGAGATGGACCGGGTTGATCTATCTAGGGTTCCGTTCTAAGCTTCGGTTTCTGTGGACTGCGCCTCCTGGGTTCGGCGCTCGTCGTCTTTGGCTTGCTTTCACTGCTCTCTCCGCTTTCTCCGTTTGCCGCACCGTCTGGTCGAGGCGTGACACGTCAGCTAACAAATCGGGGAATGGTTCAGCGCCGACACAGCTGGCTCCTGTAGAAGAGAGTCCTCAAAGTGATGAAACAGG GGCTAGCGATAACACGACGGTGAGAGAGGAGATTGTGACAGAGAATGATCTAGAGCATTTGCTGCAGCTGCTTGAAGTTGGGAATGCGACTAGGGAATGGCAATCCATGATGGACAAGACTACTCCAAATATGAGTTACCAGGCTTGGCGCCATGAGCCTCAG ACAGGTCCTGTTATTTACCGCAGTCGAAGTGTGTTTGAAGATGCAACTCCAGATATTGTTAGGGATTTCTTCTGGGACGATGAGTTTCGACCCAAATGGGATTTCATGCTTGCCAAGTTCAGAACTTTGGAAGAGGACACTCAAACAGGAACTATGATTGTCCAGTGGAGAAAAAAG TTTCCCTTTTTCTGTAGTGACCGAGAGTATATCATTGGCCGGAGAATATGGGAGTCTGGAAACAAGTACTACTGTGTTACAAAG GGAGTTCCTTATCCAGCATTACCAAAGCGTGATAAGCCAAGGCGTGTGGAGCTTTATTTCTCAAGTTGGGTTATCAGAGCAG TTGAATCCCGTAAAGGAGACGGACAGCCAACGGCTTGTGAAGTATCTCTAGTCCACTACGAAGACATGGGGATCCCAAAAGACGTAGCAAAGTTAGGCGTCCGTCATGGCATGTGGGGAGCCGTCAAGAAGCTACACTCCGGTTTACGAGCTTACCAAACCGGTAGAAAGTCAGACTCGAGCCTATCCCGGATCGCCCAGATGGCAAGAATCACCACAGTGCTTGACATGGATTCTACAGAATCATCTACAAGTGATGAAGACAGAAGCAGAGCAATGGGCTATGCGAGAAGGCAACGGGACAATCTGAGAGTGGACTGGAAATGGGTCGTTGTAGGAGGTGTTGCATTGGCTTGTGGCCTTCACACTGGGGTCATTGGTAAAGCGTTACTGGCTGGAGCTGGCCAGAGACTTGCTCGCCGGTGA
- the LOC106308308 gene encoding LOW QUALITY PROTEIN: putative FBD-associated F-box protein At3g50710 (The sequence of the model RefSeq protein was modified relative to this genomic sequence to represent the inferred CDS: deleted 1 base in 1 codon), with translation MMDRISNLSDDLLLKIFSYLLVPTKYVVTTTLLSKRWKSVWTMVPRFDFDDGFELDPSRYETFINHVGRTMSLRTSPVLESLRFDVGPCCSPEDMVTWIRTGMVQGVHELEIFHTEEHLKEHRPIKLPKSLYTYEKLEVLKLTYSIGLDVPVDVWLPSLKTLHLISVKYETKDCHSRLLSGCPVLEELVLDKSLNSHSLRTFYVEMPSLQRLSVVDVCEEPNYGLDGLHMTVINAPSLMYLNFVDYHDDLCLCENMPEVVVANVKVVYNSPEKLLGSIPSVKRLCLCLPASLLLSCFGFDHLVHLELCAASRGWWDLLTWMLESSPKLKVLKIFVCNELPCTTKSIRGHWKGPTSVPECLMSHLHTFKWKNYNTKDEEKKIVAYILNNARQLKIVGISGSRYYSKEERLKKLNELVSLPRASNSCQLLMD, from the exons ATGATGGATAGGATCAGTAATCTGTCGGATGATTTGCTCTTGAAGATTTTCTCCTACCTC CTAGTCCCTACCAAATACGTTGTCACGACAACGCTCTTGTCCAAAAGATGGAAGTCTGTCTGGACGATGGTCCCAAGATTTGATTTTGACGATGGTTTCGAACTCGACCCTTCCCGATACGAAACATTCATCAATCACGTGGGCAGAACTATGTCGTTGCGCACATCTCCGGTTCTGGAATCTCTGAGATTCGACGTCGGTCCTTGTTGCAGTCCCGAAGATATGGTAACGTGGATCAGAACAGGGATGGTTCAGGGCGTGCACGAGCTTGAGATCTTCCACACTGAAGAACACTTAAAGGAACATAGACCAATCAAGTTACCAAAGAGTCTTTATACTTACGAGAAGCTCGAGGTCTTGAAACTCACTTACTCGATTGGTCTGGATGTTCCTGTCGATGTTTGGCTTCCTTCTTTGAAGACGTTGCACCTTATCAGTGTAAAGTACGAGACCAAAGATTGTCACAGTAGGCTTTTGTCAGGATGTCCTGTTCTTGAGGAGTTGGTGCTGGACAAGAGTTTAAACAGCCACTCTTTGAGAACTTTCTATGTTGAAATGCCTAGCTTGCAGAGGCTATCTGTAGTTGATGTATGTGAAGAACCGAACTACGGTCTTGATGGGCTTCATATGACTGTGATCAATGCCCCGTCTTTGATGTATTTGAACTTTGTAGATTACCATGATGACTTGTGTTTGTGTGAGAACATGCCTGAGGTGGTTGTGGCAAATGTTAAAGTTGTGTACAATAGTCCTGAGAAGCTACTGGGTTCTATTCCATCAGTCAAGCGTCTCTGCTTATGTTTACCCGCTTCATTG CTTCTCAGCTGCTTTGGATTTGATCACCTTGTTCATTTGGAGCTATGTGCAGCTTCCCGAGGGTGGTGGGATCTACTTACTTGGATGCTAGAAAGTTCTCCTAAACTAAAAGTTCTCAAAATATTTGTG TGCAATGAACTCCCTTGTACCACGAAGTCCATTAGAGGTCACTGGAAGGGACCAACTTCGGTTCCTGAATGTTTGATGTCCCATTTACATACTTTCAAGTGGAAGAATTACAACACAAAAGACGAAGAGAAGAAAATAGTGGCGTACATCCTCAATAACGCAAGACAGTTGAAGATTGTGGGTATCTCTGGGTCGAGATACTATTCAAAGGAAGAGAGATTGAAGAAACTCAATGAGTTGGTTTCGCTGCCTAGAGCTTCAAACTCCTGTCAGCTTCTCATGGACTGA
- the LOC106308142 gene encoding serine/threonine-protein kinase BLUS1: protein MARNKLEFPLDAEAYEIICKIGVGVSASVYKAVCIPMNSTVVAIKAIDLDQSRADFDSLRRETKTMSLLSHPNILNAYCSFTVDRCLWVVMPFMSCGSLHSIVSSSFPEGLPENCISVFLKETLNAISYLHDQGHLHRDIKAGNILVDSDGSVKLADFGVSASIYEPVTTSSGTTSSSLRLTDIAGTPYWMAPEVVHSHTGYGFKADIWSFGITALELAHGRPPLSHLPPLKSLLMKITKRFHFADYEINTSGCGKKKFSKAFREMVGLCLEQDPAKRPSAEKLLKHPFFRNCKGVDFVVKNVLHGLSNTEQMFIESQALIKGVEDDEDDDEEIVKNRRISGWNFREDDLQLSPVFPTTESDTSEFSPREVDPIQDKPEGDKVVITGSEVCLGLSNRNEEAKEQEGEVCGFDRDLVLEKLKLLKKSLEHQRARVLVIIEALSGEKEERNREEELLEMVEKLKIELEAEKMKTLRAEKESVLS from the coding sequence ATGGCTCGGAACAAGCTCGAGTTTCCACTTGATGCTGAGGCTTATGAGATCATATGCAAGATAGGCGTTGGTGTCAGTGCTTCAGTCTACAAAGCCGTATGCATTCCCATGAACTCAACAGTAGTTGCCATCAAAGCCATCGATCTTGATCAGTCTCGAGCTGACTTCGACAGTCTTCGCCGTGAAACAAAGACCATGTCTCTTCTTTCTCATCCCAACATCCTCAACGCTTATTGTTCGTTCACCGTTGATCGATGCCTTTGGGTGGTCATGCCTTTCATGTCTTGCGGCTCTCTTCATTCCATCGTCTCTTCCTCATTCCCTGAAGGGCTACCCGAAAATTGCATTTCCGTGTTCCTCAAGGAAACTCTTAACGCAATCTCGTATCTTCACGACCAGGGTCATCTGCACCGTGACATCAAGGCTGGTAATATTCTTGTAGACTCTGATGGATCCGTGAAGCTCGCTGACTTCGGAGTATCCGCATCCATCTATGAACCCGTGACAACTTCGTCTGGAACGACGTCGTCTTCTTTAAGGCTGACTGATATAGCGGGAACGCCGTATTGGATGGCTCCTGAAGTGGTTCACTCTCACACAGGGTACGGTTTCAAGGCAGACATATGGTCGTTCGGGATAACGGCGTTGGAGTTAGCTCACGGTAGACCTCCGTTATCTCACTTACCGCCGTTAAAGAGTTTGCTCATGAAGATCACCAAAAGGTTTCATTTCGCTGATTACGAGATCAACACAAGCGGGTGTGGTAAAAAGAAGTTCTCAAAAGCGTTTAGAGAAATGGTTGGTTTGTGTCTTGAGCAAGATCCTGCTAAAAGACCTTCTGCCGAGAAGTTGCTGAAACATCCCTTCTTTAGGAACTGCAAAGGAGTTGATTTTGTGGTCAAGAACGTGTTGCACGGCTTGTCAAACACGGAACAGATGTTTATCGAGAGCCAGGCTTTGATCAAGGGTGTTGAAGATGATGAAGATGATGATGAGGAGATAGTGAAGAACAGGAGAATCAGCGGGTGGAACTTCCGTGAAGACGATCTTCAGCTTAGTCCAGTGTTTCCAACTACTGAATCAGACACTTCCGAGTTCAGTCCACGTGAAGTAGATCCAATCCAAGACAAACCGGAAGGCGATAAGGTCGTGATAACCGGATCAGAAGTTTGTTTAGGTTTGTCAAACCGAAACGAGGAAGCTAAGGAACAAGAAGGTGAGGTTTGCGGGTTTGACAGAGATCTGGTTTTAGAGAAACTGAAACTCTTGAAGAAAAGCTTGGAGCATCAACGAGCAAGAGTGTTGGTGATAATTGAAGCTTTGAGTGGGGAGAAAGAAGAGAGGAACAGAGAAGAAGAGCTTCTAGAGATGGTGGAGAAGCTGAAGATTGAGTTGGAAGCTGAGAAGATGAAGACCTTGCGTGCTGAGAAAGAAAGTGTTTTAAGTTAA